DNA sequence from the Lodderomyces elongisporus chromosome 5, complete sequence genome:
GGGTACAACCTGCCTTTGCAGTGTTGTAAGCAGCTTGCAATTGTGGCACATTAACAATCGATCCAGACATGGATGAAGTAATAATCAATGAACCTTTACCATTCTTTTGGAAAATCTTACCCACGGTGTGTGCACAGTAGTAAACACCATTCAAATCGGTGTGGATAATTCTGTTCCATTTATCGTAGCCATCAACGTAGATTTCTGGTCCGTCTGTCCATGCAACACCGGCATTGGCGACAAAGACATCGATGGTGCcaaaatctttttcttgttggtTAATCACTTCAGTAACACTTTCGGGGTCGCTAATGTTACATTTGTAAGCCTTGGACTTGACACCATAAGTTTCAGACAAGTATTTGGCCTTTTCATCTGCTGGGTGAGAGTTATACCAGATAGCAACATCAGCGCCAGCCTGGGCAAATGCCTCGGCAACTGCCCAACCAATACCACCGGAGGAACCTGTCACAGAGGCAACCTTACCCTTAAGGGAGAACATGTCCAAGACATTCTTGGGGAGTTGTGGAGCTTTGGTAGGCAATGGGCCCAATTCTTCGTTTGTGTATGATTTGATTTCGCTCATGTTTATTGATTAATTGAATGGTTTTTAATGTGTGTAGTGGTTGAATAGAATAAAAGTGGAGGATACTAAGAGGGAAGAAATGAATAGGAATACTGCAAAAACATCTTTTGCCAACTTGATTCTTTGACCCactatttatatatcaaagtttttttttttttcattaccCTTTCAAGAGAGGGtgtcgcatagcactgtcacaagtaacaagtgtacgactgctgagcatcggtttgagctggtagctcaccgataccagcggtttgagttcgtgacttgataggctatattccaactaagtgtaattgtcaatgatcgcacctataaaggtctcaatgctcataagttaagagagtaaattgtctcatacaaagtcactagtaaggagaatcgtgagagtatacactctgcacgttcacctagtgatttgtgttcaatgtagttgaccgtataaaatctatattttaccgatatttctatat
Encoded proteins:
- the SOU1 gene encoding Sorbose reductase sou1; this encodes MSEIKSYTNEELGPLPTKAPQLPKNVLDMFSLKGKVASVTGSSGGIGWAVAEAFAQAGADVAIWYNSHPADEKAKYLSETYGVKSKAYKCNISDPESVTEVINQQEKDFGTIDVFVANAGVAWTDGPEIYVDGYDKWNRIIHTDLNGVYYCAHTVGKIFQKNGKGSLIITSSMSGSIVNVPQLQAAYNTAKAGCTHLTKSLAVEWAPFARVNSVSPGYIATDISEFVEKDMKAKWWQLTPLGREGLPEELVGAYLYLASNASTYTTGANLAVDGGYTCP